One region of Spiroplasma endosymbiont of Asaphidion curtum genomic DNA includes:
- the rplA gene encoding 50S ribosomal protein L1, with product MVIVKKSRYSKNYQKVFQMFDKTKIYSIDEAISLVKKTSITKFDATVELAFCLNIDPRHADQQLRGALVLPAGTGKKQRILVLTNSMNQVAIDNKADFVGGKDLIEKIQKENWFDFDVIIATPDIMVELGKIGKILGPKGLMPNPKMGTVTTDVQKAISEVRKGKIEYRVDKQGNVHVIIGKVSFSEEQLKQNYQTIYETLRKARPAAVKGTYIKNISITTTMGPAIKVAIEY from the coding sequence ATGGTAATTGTTAAAAAGAGTCGTTATTCTAAAAATTATCAAAAAGTATTCCAAATGTTTGATAAAACTAAAATATATTCGATTGATGAAGCTATTTCATTAGTTAAAAAAACTTCAATAACAAAATTTGATGCTACAGTTGAATTAGCTTTTTGTTTAAATATTGATCCAAGACATGCTGATCAACAACTTCGTGGAGCGTTAGTATTACCGGCAGGAACTGGTAAAAAACAAAGAATTTTAGTATTAACTAATAGTATGAATCAAGTAGCTATTGATAATAAAGCTGATTTTGTTGGTGGTAAAGATTTAATTGAAAAAATTCAAAAAGAAAATTGATTTGATTTTGATGTTATTATTGCAACACCAGATATTATGGTTGAATTAGGAAAAATTGGTAAAATATTAGGACCTAAGGGTTTAATGCCAAATCCGAAAATGGGAACGGTAACTACTGATGTTCAAAAAGCAATTTCAGAAGTTCGTAAGGGGAAGATTGAATATCGTGTTGATAAGCAAGGTAATGTTCATGTAATTATTGGTAAAGTTTCTTTTAGTGAAGAACAGTTAAAGCAAAATTATCAAACTATTTATGAAACGCTTAGAAAAGCTCGCCCAGCAGCTGTTAAAGGTACTTATATAAAAAATATTAGTATTACTACTACTATGGGGCCAGCGATTAAAGTTGCTATTGAGTATTAA
- the rplK gene encoding 50S ribosomal protein L11, with amino-acid sequence MAKKIKRIAKLQFNAVQAKPGPELASLGINMPQFCLAFNDATKTRMGDVVPVVITAYDDKSFDFVLKTTPAVVLLKRAANIEKGSSSSKKEKAATITEDKIREIAEYKMVDLNANDIEKAMKIIEGTARNMGIVVEKLSKGEQK; translated from the coding sequence GTGGCTAAAAAAATTAAAAGGATTGCTAAATTACAGTTTAATGCGGTACAAGCTAAACCAGGTCCGGAATTAGCTTCATTAGGGATTAATATGCCACAATTTTGTCTTGCTTTTAATGATGCAACAAAAACAAGAATGGGTGATGTTGTCCCTGTTGTTATTACTGCTTATGATGATAAATCATTTGATTTTGTTTTAAAAACAACCCCAGCAGTTGTTTTATTAAAAAGAGCAGCTAATATTGAAAAAGGTTCAAGTAGTAGTAAAAAAGAAAAAGCAGCAACGATTACTGAAGATAAAATCAGAGAAATTGCTGAATATAAAATGGTTGATTTAAATGCTAATGATATTGAAAAGGCAATGAAAATTATTGAAGGAACAGCAAGAAATATGGGAATTGTTGTTGAAAAGCTATCAAAAGGGGAACAAAAATAG